ACCGCTCGCGCCCAACAAGTCCTGCGATTCCAGCACCACTCGTGGCCGGACATGCTCGACGAGATGCGCGTCACCGCGGGGTGGCGGCGCTACCCGATGCGGTTGATCTCGCCGCTGGCGCGGCGCTTCCTCAAAAGCCGTGCGGCCTATCGGGATACGCCGGGACCTTACGCCGACCCGTGGGGCGCCATCCGGGCCGAGCTGGGTGAGCCGCGCCCCGACGCGAGCGGTACTTAGCGCCTCAGACGGCGTGAGGCAGCAGCGGCCCGTCCGCGGACGCCACGCCTGCCACGTCTATGGCGGGGTCCAGCTCCTCGAACAGCTCGGTGGCATCCGCGATCGCCAGGTCGACGAACGACGCGAAGTCGGCGAAGGAGACTGCGCTTCGGATCCATTGCGACTTGCGGGCCACCACGCCGATGCGCTGTGGATCGGACGAGCCGTGCACGATCGCCGTGACGTGGCGATCCTGGCGGTTCCACTTGTCGGCGAAGTGCGTCAGCCAGGGACGGTCGGCGGCCGGGAAGTAGCAGCCGGGA
The sequence above is drawn from the Mycobacterium marseillense genome and encodes:
- a CDS encoding YbjN domain-containing protein; protein product: MANEQMCANLVERYLRTRGRRYFRGHHDGEYFFVTGAPRRLHVHFEVSPAHDDVLIIRVTPGCYFPAADRPWLTHFADKWNRQDRHVTAIVHGSSDPQRIGVVARKSQWIRSAVSFADFASFVDLAIADATELFEELDPAIDVAGVASADGPLLPHAV